The window GAAGTCGCTCACCAGTTTCTGATAGAGTGCATCGGCTGCCACAGGATCGAGGTCGCGGGCATAGGAAAAGAAGAAGCCATTGGTGCAACCGCGCGATGGTCCCCACGCTTCGCCGCTTTCTATCGTGGCCATGTAAGGTGGCAGGTCTCCGGCGAAGTTTGCCATCACGCGTTGGAAGGCGTGCTTCGCCCAAGCGCTGCGCGATGTATCGGCTCTTTTGATCATGGCGATGCCTGCGACGACGTCGGCGGGAAAGCATTGCCCGGGGTAGTCATCGACCAGGCCATGGGCGGAGGCATCGATGTCCGCGGCGAGATCGTCGGTGAGTTGCTTGAGAAAAGGGAGGTGCTCGGTTTTACCTGTTAGATGGTGGTGGGCGGCGAGCGATCCGATCACGAGCATGCGGTAGAAGCAGTTCGGGTCGTCGAGGTAGTCATCGCCCCAGTAATTCTTCACCCACGAGGCGTGGCCGGGATCGAGGATGATGCGGGCGCAAGCCTCGATGGCGTTTTTGCCGGTTTCCTTTGGCGGGCGTTTTGCCAGAGATGGATCCTTCTCCCACTGGGCTTGCAGATTCTCGGTGGCCAGCAGGTAGAAGAAGGCGCCGTAGACCGGTGACTCGGTGGCGGTGATCTGATTCGAGCGCACGCTTTCCGCGATGCCGGAGGCAATGCGCCGGTCCACGTAGCCGGGAAGGCGGCGGGACAGTGAGGCGTGCAGATTGAAAGCGAAGGTGGAAGGCACCGCCGAGCGGAGGCCGCGATCCGTGAGAAGATACCATGATGTCTTCGCGAACGGGAAGACCACGAAGGCCAACGTGGGAATCAGGATCAGGAGGGCGAGGGTGCGCAGGACCAGCTTCTTCATGCGTGCGCTTGAGAACGCCGCAGACGCGGGGACTTGCCGTGAGGTGCGCGTGAAAAAGCGGTGAAGTACGATGGCCGTCGTATCTTCACAGCGCAGCCCGCGTCCTCGCCACCAGGGTGGAGTCCGGTGCCGATGATCCTTTCAGCCAATGCACGCTCGCGGCGAGGAAGCGGTGGCGGAATGCCGGCGACAGTGTCTGCCAGTCCTCGATGACGGCGCCGCTGAACTTGTAGTCGTGGGAGTCGGTGCCCTTCATGTAGATGAGACGCTGGGCGGCATCGACGAAGGCCTTGGGGTCACCGCCAGCATCGAGGTAGGCGAGCGTCCGGCGTGCTGCGAGCGGACGATCCCCCATGAGGCCGGAGAAGATTTCCTCCACGGCTTCGGGGCCGGGTTTGATGCCGGACACGGGCTCGAAGGTATCGATCTGGGGGCCTTCCTTCGCTCCGGCATCGTCACGGAAGAGCGGGAGGAAGGAGGCATTCTGGAGCATCAGGAAGCGGCGCGTCTCATCATTGGCGGCATGGTGGAAGGCGTAGTGCAGCGCATTGGTGGTGGTGGAAGCATGGAGCGCCACGATGCCGGGCTGGCGCATCAGCAATTCGGCTGCGGCGTGGAACATGGCGTCCCAGATTGGTTGCGGGCTGGCACCGGCATTGATGAGCTGGACGACCTTCGCCGAGGTTTCGTCCCAAGTGCCGGTGCGCAGGGTGGCGAGCATGTCGGCGGCGACTTCGGGCCGGTTTTCGCCGCCGTTCCAAGTGGCGCGGAGTTCCTTGAGGCGTTCGAGATTTTTGCGGCCGGGACGATCGGCGAGTTCGTCGCTTTCGGCAGGGTTCGCCTCATCGTGCGCGAGCAGGGCGTAGGAGAGTGAACGCAGGACCGGTTCGGCGTGCTGCCAGCCGATGAGGTGCAGAAGTCGCCAGGAATTGGCGACGTAGATGGCCTTGTGCCCGATATCCCGGTAGTCGCGCGCGCCGTAGCGGCAGAAGAGATCGAAGGCTGCCTGGGTATCGCCGCCGCGGGCGAGGGCGGCGGCGGCGGTGTCGGCGCAGGAGACATCCCACGAATCCATGCCCATCGTGAACGCCGCGGCGGCACGATCCGAGGCGGGCACGGCGGGCTCGAAGACGCTCTCCATGGTCCAATCGCCGGACTGTTTGTCGCGGTCCTGTGACGATTTGAACTGATCAAGTGCCCAAAAGACCGGGAGCCAGCGGTCCGAGTCAGGGGCATTCAAGCTGGCAATGTGGGCGGAATTCACCACCAGCACGGCGTGGAATTTGAAGCCGACCGGGCGTGGCTGGATATTGCGGATGCCGGCCAGCAAGAGGGCGGCGACGATTTCCCGATGAGTGGTGCCGGCCTTGATCTTCGCGCCGACTTCCTCCAGCAGCCGTTCACGTGGAGTGTCTTCCAGCAGGCGGACGAGGGGCTCGATCTCCGGGCGGAAGCGGACGATGGATGGGTCGACCTTTGCCTCTTGGGCGGAAACGCGCGGCAGTCCTGCGAGAAAGCCGAGACCACCGAATGCGCCCGTGCCGATGAAGTCCCGCCGTGTGAAATCGCCGCTCATGAAGGAGATGGCCTGCTTGGGAAGACCAAGCGGCACTCTGGACGAGAACGCCTTATACTGCAAGTTGCCCGGTGAGATCTTCGGGGGCGGCTGATTGCTTTCGCCGTACAAAACTCACGGCCGGCACGGGGGTAAACCCAAGAAACCCCGTGCCGGCCGTGTTCTGAACGGTTGCTACAAACTGGAAGGTGAAACCCAAGAAACCAACCGCTCGCCACAACCTATGTGGGTTCAAATTAAGCGGTAGGCGTGCCAAGTCTCTCCCAACGTTATGGAAAAATCGTCACAAAAGTCGGTGAATTGAGGTAGACATGAACGCCGTAAATCGAATTGGGGCGATCACTTGCGGTCCACAATTGCGAGCACGGCATCGTGCGACAGATCGGCTCGCTGGTAAGCTCCCATCGCGTTTTCGATCATCGCGATGGAGGTTTCGCGCTCGTCATGAATGACCTGCACGTCGTGGGCGCGGAGTTGGTCGACCTCGGTCTGGAACTTGGCGCGGGCGAAGATGAGGATGCCGGGATTCTTTTCACGGACCAGCGGCAGGGCGGCGAGGGTGATGGCGACGGAAGGGAAGGTGAAGGCGACGAAGCGCGCGCGCTCGATGCCGGCGAGATCGAGTGCCTCCGGATGGGCTGCATCCGCGAAGAGCACCGGCTGGCCGGCGGCCTTGAGCTCGCGGACGGTGTCGGCATTCAGCTCCATCACCAGCGTGGGGATGTCGCAGCGGCGCATGGCTTCATTGAGGCTCAGGCCGACCGGGCCGTAGCCGCAGATGATGGCGTGGTCGGCGATTTTGCGGACGGCGGCGGTGGGGGCCATGTCGGGCGCGGGCCGGGACGAGGACTTGAGGCCCTTGCTTTCCAGCCAACGGCCGAGCGGTCCCGCGCCGCGCATCAGGGAGGGGACGAGGCCCATGGTGACAGCGGTGCAGGCGAGCAGGAGCTGCTCGACGCCGGGATCGAAGAGCCGGAAGCCGCCGGCTTTTTTTACCAGCACGAGTGAGAATTCCCCCGTGCTCGCCAAGCTGGCGGTGGCCAAGAGGGCGGGCCGCAGCGGCACCTTCATGATCTTGGTCACGGCGAAGACGATGCCGCCCTTCACCGAGAGGATGAGGATGGTCCCGAGCAGGACGAAGGCCCACTGGTGAGCCAGCGCACCGAGGTCGATCATGAGGCCGACCGAGACGAAGAAGATTGTGAGGAACAGGTCCTTGAACGGCAGGATGTCCGCCATGATGCGGTGCGAGTAGATCGACTCGCTGAGCACGAGGCCCGCGGCAAAGGCCCCGAGGGCGAGGCTGAGCTGCAGGGCTTCGCCTGCCAACGCGACTGCGGCGCAGGTGCCGATGATGGTCAGCGTGAAGAGCTCGCGGCTGCGGGTGCGGGCGACGGCGTGGAGGAGGGGGGTATTGCCGTAGCGGCCGAGCAGTACCGCTCCGCCGAGGAACAGGACGCCTTTTCCGATGGCCCACGCGATATTGCCCACCGTGGATCCCGTGCCGGTGCCGTAGATCGCCGGCAGCATCAGCATGAAGAGGATGACGAGGAGGTCTTGGAAAAGCGCGACGCCCAGCGAGAAGCGGGCACCGGGGTTATTCGGCTGGCCGATTTCCTGGAAGGACTTCATGGCCACGGCGGTGGAGCTGAGGGCGATGGCCACCGACATGACGATGGTTTCCGGCCACGGCAGGCCGGTGAATCGGGAGACTCCGCCGGCGATGAGGGCGGTGAGTGCGACCTGGAGTCCTCCCCCGAAAAGCGACAGGCGCCAGAGATGGCGGAATTCCTCGACGGAGAACTCCAGGCCGAGGGTGAACATCAGCAGGATCACACCGAGCTCGCCGAGGTTCGCGATCGTGGGGTCCTGCGGGCCGATGCCGACCAGAAGCAGCACCCCGCTATTGGCAATCAACACGCCGCAGAGGAAATAGCCGACGAGCAAGCTCTGGCGCAGCTTCACCAAGGCCAGCGAGACGAAGACTGCCAGCACCAGCACCATGGCCAGCATGCCGAAAAACGGCGTCACGCTGGAGCCACCGGCGGCGAGAGGGAGTTGATCGATCCAAGGCACGGGCATCGCCTCCAGCATTTCCGATGCACGGCGCGGAGGGAAGCTTTGCGTCACGGCCATGCGTCACCAAAGCGCATTCCGGCTCGACGGCTCCGCGGCCCGGCCCATAGTCGCCCGCGTTCCCCGGAAGCGGGCGATGCCACCGTGGCGGAATCGGTAGACGCCGCGGACTTAAAATCCGTTGGGAGGTAACTCCCGTGCCGGTTCGAGTCCGGCCGGTGGCACTGATGATCTCCAGAGCGGCGTTACCTCGCCGTCGAAATGCCCGTTAGAGATGTGGCGGAGATCTGGGCGGCGTGATCCGAGCCGACCTTTACTAGATTCTCAGCGCGGGTCGCCTTGGTGAGGTCTTTATCGCGGAGCAAGTCAATTGCTGCAGGCGCTGGCGGGCGAGGAGGTCGATCGCAAGACCGTGGCCGCCCGGGCAGGGATAGGGTAGCGGGGAATGTTGAGGCCCGGGGGGGCTTTTGGTTTCAGACCAGCGACCGCAGGGCGCGGCGGACGAGGTCGGCGAGGTTCTTGCCGTTGATGGAGTGGGAGGCGTACTCGGCTTCCGGGATTTCCTTCACGCGGTCGGAGGCGCAAGACTCGGCAAAGACGGTCACTTTCCGGACGCGGCACTTTTCGCCCTCGTCCGTCACCAGGATATAATGATGATCCGATCCACGTTCTCCGCGAATGGATCCCAAGTATATCTCACGCATGGTCTGGTACATAGGA is drawn from Luteolibacter sp. Y139 and contains these coding sequences:
- a CDS encoding cation:proton antiporter, translated to MAVTQSFPPRRASEMLEAMPVPWIDQLPLAAGGSSVTPFFGMLAMVLVLAVFVSLALVKLRQSLLVGYFLCGVLIANSGVLLLVGIGPQDPTIANLGELGVILLMFTLGLEFSVEEFRHLWRLSLFGGGLQVALTALIAGGVSRFTGLPWPETIVMSVAIALSSTAVAMKSFQEIGQPNNPGARFSLGVALFQDLLVILFMLMLPAIYGTGTGSTVGNIAWAIGKGVLFLGGAVLLGRYGNTPLLHAVARTRSRELFTLTIIGTCAAVALAGEALQLSLALGAFAAGLVLSESIYSHRIMADILPFKDLFLTIFFVSVGLMIDLGALAHQWAFVLLGTILILSVKGGIVFAVTKIMKVPLRPALLATASLASTGEFSLVLVKKAGGFRLFDPGVEQLLLACTAVTMGLVPSLMRGAGPLGRWLESKGLKSSSRPAPDMAPTAAVRKIADHAIICGYGPVGLSLNEAMRRCDIPTLVMELNADTVRELKAAGQPVLFADAAHPEALDLAGIERARFVAFTFPSVAITLAALPLVREKNPGILIFARAKFQTEVDQLRAHDVQVIHDERETSIAMIENAMGAYQRADLSHDAVLAIVDRK